The nucleotide sequence AGAAAGGGAGACAGTTTAAACCTCTTGAACGTGAACGGGACTGAAAGCCTGCTGTCATTTTAGATTTCTCTTCACTTGTCACATTTTCTCTTCCATTGAAGAGAAGTCTTTTTAATATTCAGAGCACTGCAAGTCTCGCTGCCTCCACTGTATGACTCCGCCGCTACATTTGTTTGGCTTGAAACACCTCACTGTGTCTGCTGCTTTAATTTAGACTACTCTTATTACCTCTAAAACTGCTGCTGTTATACTGTCAGCACTGCTTGTACGAGGCCAAGGCCTGCGAGCGAAGGTGCAGCCTCTCCAGAATCCAATTTCATCCTTTTGTTCTGTCTGAAGCTGTCCAGCCTCTGTGATAGTTATTCTTCTTATGaatcctgtctgtctgtgcatccAGGCGTGCAATGAGTTCACCACCCATGTGATGAACCTGCTGAGGGAGCAGTCTCGAACACGACCCATCTCGCCCAAAGAGATCGAGCGCATGGTCGGCATCATCCACCGCAAGTTCAGCTCCATCCAGATGCAGCTGAAACAGAGCACCTGCGAGGCCGTTATGATCCTGCGCTCTCGTTTTCTCGATGccaggtctgtgtgtgtcctcttTATGGCGTACAGCTAAACCTATTCCTCAGTTTAAATGCACTTTTCCACtccaaaaatggtccaaaaatatttttattttacctttcgTTGTCATCCGTCATTAAGATTGAGTTGTGtttctatatttaaatttaactttaaggtgtgcttttttcttttcttttctttttttttgttgttaattatTACAGATAAACCAAAACCTGTCTTGGTAAAATAATGGCACAAGAATTCAGTGTTATAAATCTCtactctttgtctctctttgttgtTTCTGGCCAGACGAAAGAGGAGGAACTTCAACAAACAGGCGACAGAGATCCTAAACGAGTACTTTTACTCCCATCTCAGTAACCCCTATCCCAGCGAGGAGGCCAAAGAAGAACTGGCCAAGAAATGTGCCATCACAGTGTCACAGGTAACCAGAAAGAACAAACTCAGCGACATTGACTGTGAGGGGGAAATGTGTGAGCAAGAATCAattaaaataatctgaaatCACTGGGCTTCAGTGGGCCCAAAGCACTGTAAGCTGGGAATTTCCATTAATGATGATCAgataaacaatttatttttagcAATCTTAATATAATACTGGGCTGCTGTAAGCTTCAGGGTTCTGAGAATACCTGACCAATAGCTCGTGAGAGTCAGTTGATTCTAAGTATTAATAACAATTAACAAGATAAAGCTTTATATCAACACAGGCTTTATTATTACTAAGCAAACCTTTCTTTTTCACATGTATACAGTATTTCATTGATTGTCTTGtaatttgttaaattttacGTTTTCAGTTATTCCTGGATTCTTATTTTAGTGTCAGTCTCAGGTCTACTGCACAAGTTCTTAAACTAATAACTCcacatcttatttttttttttcaaggttaGAGGTCTCGAATGATTGACgtaacaaaataaattaacttaGAACTTTAAATCAACATACATTCAAGTTCAAAGTAGTCAAAACACATTGGAGCCTGGCGGGAGAAATGGTATTCTTAGTCTGTAATCAGTTCCATCAGTGTGGTTCCTGAACTGGTGTTTACATCGCAATCGTCACGTCTCACCATTAACCTGAGGGAAACACAACTCAGACAAGTTCTTCCGTGCTTTTTTCTGACTTAAACACATTCTTAAATTTCCACTAGTTGTACAAATTGtgcactgaaaatgaaacacattCTGTATGTGTGATTTAGGAGCTGATAGCAAATTCTCTGGTGTAACGTTAATGCGTGAACTCGGCAGCGTCAACACACAACACTCTCTTCTGCAGTTAATGTCGCCATGACAACGATGTCAACGATAAGGAAATAAGGCATTAAAGCCGCATTCATCTGAGGACAGGATCGCTGTGAATAATCTCCAGCTACAGAATTTATAAATCAATGGACacgttattattattttaaaatagaaaatgttaGACTTGGTTACATGCGGTGTTCATAACACAGATGTGAGCTGGTGACCTGATCTACAGCATAGTTGCAATAACTTTCAATGTCACAGTGTATAAATGCTACTAAGTAAatgagagtaaaaaaaaaggctgaacaGAAATAGTAATTTATACACAGTACACCCAATTAAAACCATGTAGACCacaatttgaattaaaaacGGTCCTGTCAGCTGCAAGAATACCATAGAGATGATCCGTGAATATGTGATAAAACACAGATCTGCACAGACGTCACTGTAGGAATATTGCTGTTACATTTCCAAGTGGTTGGTGTAAAACTGCAATATAAgaattatataaatattttcttgtaGATCTGATTACTGTAAATGAAATGGGTTTCTTCAGGTATAATGAACCTTTTAAAAACTCCAAGCAGTGTACGTTTGTTTATATTTCCATTCTTATCTcaaatctgctctgtgtaaacacagcttgtCATTCAGACCAGTTCCTCAAAAAgcccttgaatttttgtcatgtgactgttggtcatatATGAGTCACTATTGCCTATACACCgaattgttttgctttttactgaatctgGTTACATTGTGGCCAGTGTTTGAATGTGACACGTAGAAAGGGGACTTTGATttcgaagaaaaaaaatacattttaagctttgattcaGTTAAGTTGTCTGACAAAATGacatgtcacacatgattagttcaaagacAGTTCCTACAGTTTGTGGCTCTTATGCTCTTATTGATGGTGTAACTTgggtgattttgttttttaagatgaCATGCCTTTTGAACTCACTGGCAAGTTTTGTGGTTCTGAGAGTTAAATGCTTTGTGATTGCATTGAATGGTTCCTTATTTGCTTGAATCAGTGATCAAAACCCAGATCTACACAGCGTACCACAATCCAATGAAAATCACACACGTGGAGTTACTTCAGTTTCACAAATCCACATGGAAACCAGTTATTTTTACTGCAACCACTAGTGGTGCTCCAAGGCGGTGCACTAAGTGGTGCAGGAATCATAATTCAGACTTCATCATTAAGTTTTAATACTCAAAGTAGATTTCATTTGTAAATGTAGCAGCTTAAATTTGCAGCAGTTAAACTTGCTGCTGTCTTGACAGGTATCAAACTGGTTTGGGAACAAGAGAATCCGATACAAGAAAAACATCGGCAAGTTCCAAGAAGAGGCCAACATGTACGCAGCGAGGACTGCAGTCAACGCGACCAGTGTGTCTGCTCACGGCAGCCAGGCCAACTCACCATCAACTCCCAACTCAGCAGGTGAGCTTCAGGTTGTGGAAAAAGGACTTTGGGCTGTGATAAAAGAAGCTCTGTAGAGAAAATAGATGCACAGGATGGAGCACAACAATGTTGTCATAGTCCAGCCCTGACTCAAGAATTCAGTCTCTGGTGCTGTTTCATTCAGACTAACAGAATGCCCATCTTCTCCTTAAATAACCCAGTAATGCGCTTTAGCTTTCTTGCTctatttgttccattttttcttcttcttcttcttcttctctgcctctctcactcattttctctctttctctctctctgtgttatTGACCTCTTGGTCTTGTGGACGTTAATTTTTCCTGCCTCTTGTCCGGTTGACCTCATGTATGCCATTAAGCTGCTCAGAGGGCAAGCGGAGTCTTTTGTCATATAGAGACTTTGCAACTGTATTGGATTAGGACCGGGTGTTGAAATCAAGTTACGCGATGGTCTCTTTACATCTGGGGAGCTGGGGTCCATTAAAGGACGAAGACGATTCTTTGGGTCTTCCTGCAGATCAATTATTACTTCCTTAATGAAAGACTAGCAGCACGGACGTTTAACAGTAATATAATCCATGAGGCTCGTTTTAACTGGAGCTTAAACAGTTTTTCAATGAGAGTCTGTCTGATTGTCCATGTTGGTTGATTTTTCCTTTGaaattatgaaatattttaatgttcatCTACTGCTTCTGTCATGTGTTTGTAGAAAAAGCCTTTTTCATTATGCCTGCCACCCTCTCTAACTAACCCACTTAATGAACTTTTGCTTATGCATGATCATTTTAACTCCTTTTTCTGTCCCTCTCTTCTTCCCCTGTTactttattctctctctcttcttcgctctctttcttcttctctgcctctGTGTATTCTCAGGTTCTGCTGGCTCTTTTAACATGTCAAACTCCGGAGACTTGTTCATGAGTGTGCAGTCCCTCAATGGGGACTCGTACCAAGGGGGGCAGGTTGGGGCCAACATACAATCCCAGGTAGGCGCCTCTCCAAGCTTAGTGTCCTTCATGACTGAAAACTGACCAATTCTTGAGCTCATTTGTGACATTGTTCAGCCACTGACCAGTCTGGGACTTTAGATGCCCACAACAACGTGACCTACGCAGTGAAACAGAGGTTACACTCAGCCTGAGGCTTTACATTAATGTAGAAACCATTGTCATGTCGCCGTTGAATAGACGACGGCAGACAGTTTTGGAAACGATGCAGCGCTCATCAGCACTCCTGACAAGAGTTCACATAGCCACTGGTGCACTGTAGCTCGCTGACCTTGCCCCAGTGGACAGTTCTGACCAGCACAGTGTTACAACTCTCACTACACATTAAGGAATCACCACCCACGGTGATAATCTCGTTTGGTTTTAGTGCTTTTGGCATCATTTCCTCATCCCTCCATCGCTCCTTTTCTATTCAGATCAGCTCTACAAATGCTTTAGGTCACTAATGAATATGCAAAAGGAGCAACCCTTATAGGAGGTAAAGAGGACTTCGGGGTTTGCCCTCAATTATCAAAACCcatgttgctttaaaaaggtTGTTCTTCTGATCATGTCCGAATCACTTCAGTTCTTAGAGATGTACAATTACATGAAGGAAAATAAGAAAGTACAACTTTGGCTTAATTGGCCTCTTAAGTAGAGCAGTCGGCCTTGTTGTGAAATCGAAATGgaaggtgtgtttttgtgcagaagatgcaaaaaatggGAAGTAGCTTCCAGTGAAATAACATGGAAATGGCAGAATTACAAGAAaacttttttgttaaaaaataaaaggccTCAGAAGCTCCAAGGTTTTATTGGTGTTTGCTTCAGTTTCATGTGtgttaaaaattttaaaaatataaaaaatctgCATGAGTGCATATACAGTAAACAAGACTATGAGTAGTATGCAAATATATACTGCTACTACCACTAGTGCCTGATTTTGATGTAGTATTTACCCACAACTTCAAAAGCATTCAGAATTAGTTACTCCCTATAATTTGTCTTGTGTTATTGTCATTTCGCAGTGTTTGTTATCAAGCTTGTATTAGCAGACTAATCATTCTGATTCGCTGTTTGTAACCTTTTCCTGTTTACGGTACCCTTTTACTATCAGACTGACCTTTCATTGTGCATAGCTGTCTTTGTTATCCAGAGCTTTTGTCTGACCAGGCCTTTTGTGTGTGTCCCCGCTGTTCCAGGTGGATACCCTTCGCCATGTTATCAGCCAGACCGGAGGATACAGTGACAGCCTCGCAGCCAGCCAGATGTACAGTCCACAGGGCATCAACGTAAGACCTGTAAACAATCTCCCTCTGTCCTTCCTCACGCTTCTTTGCTGTTTTACTTTGCAATGATTCCAGGATGTGTGTGGTGATATCGTCTGAACCTGTTTGCACACTGGGATGCCACTTAGCAGACTTTGCCGGGGTTGGGCTGCTGTCCAGCCTGTTgcccccccacctccctcccttcctgctCCAGCCGTGCCCTGGGTGGCAGGCAATGAGGCAGCTACCAGGCTGAGTATCTGGACATGCTCCTGGCCTGTCGGAGGGTATTAGCGTTAGCGAGGCACCTGCAGTCGACAGAAACAAGGACACAGGTgtcatcctccctccctctcctgctCTCTCATCAGCACCATAGGACAAGTCATACCCACAGTCCCCTCCAAGACCGGCTTCACGGGAAAAGTTCCCAATCGCTAATTCCTAAAATAACTCCTTAACTAGCCTGTCAAAGGCTGGGCCAGTTGTCGGTCTCCTTGCTGGGCTGGGCAGGGCGGGACAGGCAAGACTGGAGGCAGTGCGTTAGCATGTAGATCCATAGCGACAGGCTGTGCAGGGCTGAACAGAATCAATACGACAGTCACAGGGACAGAAAGAGCGGGGCTTTGGGCTAACAGTCCAAGCACATTGGTCAGATCATTCATCCACAGGAACAGCAGCACTGACAGCCAGGCCTGCAACACCCCTCGTGCTAAAATAAGAACATGAATGCATCCAGCTTGCTACGATGTGCAACAGGCTCAACTCGAGGTGGATGTTTATTACAATGTGCTGTCATGAAAGCTGAGAAAATCTCAACTTGTAAAGCCAAAACTAACCTCCAAACTAAGTGTAAGTTTGAATTTGGACTTGGCAATGAACCAAATCCATTACATTATTAGATCTTTGAGCCATTCAGCACCATCTGCATGCCTTTGTTACAGAACCTAGCAATGTATAGCTGCATATATCCCCAGTATGGACAGTCATGAATGTTAAGTGGTTCTGATCTGTTTTACTGCCCAATTACTGCACATTATCCTGTCTAGATGCACTAAATGTTCCTTGCAGTGCATATTGTCTGCACTGTCTTATATACTACTTGGTGACACTTCAATTGGAATTCGAATTACTAAAATTATGAATCTCTAGCCCCAGTTTGTGCAGCTGGTTTTCAAAAAACCGGGCAATCTGTCACAAACCCGCAACATTGTTTAAAAACCTTCACATATTATTACacaaaattaatgtttaatcacattttgcttgtttttttaacataaagaataaGGGTATGATGTActttcaaagtgctttaattaGGAAATACAGGTTATCTTTTTGGGTTGTGCTGCACACAGAATCATTTTCCCTTATGGTGATTAGACAAGGATTTTAGAAACATCCACGTGTTGTCAAATGAGCTTGTAAGTTCTTTGTAGATCTACTGATGTTTTTTCAGACATATATAGTTAAGTCCTGTGACTCAAATGAGGGAGTGGTGAGTAGCATAAataatctgttattttttaatgataaattgCCTGAATAGCTACAACAGCCAGAATTCCAACCAGTATACTGGATGTCAGTAGTGATGACAATATGAGGCTCTTATTGTGCTTTTGCAGTGCAGAGCTTGTGAATGAGGTCTCGTATTTATTTAACCcgatgatatttttttctttctaagaTTTGCAGGCTGAACTCTCGTGCTTCACCTCTCCTTCTTTATCCTTGAACAGCAATTACACCCCTCAAATTGCTAGTGGGTGTCGCCTCTCTCACAGactggacatttttttccctcattttctttttttcccctgaataAGATGACAGTCGGTctttacacaaaataacagGGTTTGGAAATAAGAGGCTGCCAAAGCACATTCCCAGCACTCACTAATAGTGTGGAAATTGCAATTAATGTCCTTAATGGTCTTTAGTCAACCTTTTATCATGATTTGAGAGGGCTTCTATTTTAAagagctatttttttttgttgttgtgataatttattcttttatcaaCCATCTCAGGGGTATATTCTGAGATATATGAAAGGTCCGTGTATTCTGTTTCTCATCGCTTCTCTTTATCTCACATTATGTCAGGCGTTTGGAgggaaaatgagagaaatggcacaagaatattttttaaatgaacagtcTCCTAGAAGACAGTTCTTAATGCACCTAGTTTGTCCGATTTTTTCATTCATAGTATCCAAATTAACTTACACAAAACACTTTCTATCTGATTTTCTGTCGCTGATGATACTTTTCTGCATTCTGACTATATTTCCAAGCCAACAAATGCAGCAACGTCATGACTCCAGTCATGTAATTATCcccttttattcattttaattgaaGCAAATAGCCAGTGAAAGTCCATACTTGTGTTATTGTCAACAAACACAAggcaattttaaataatttgtagTGTGGTTTATAAtaaattcaaaaagaaaaattaaggaTTCCATTTGTTAGGGgcattttctgcagcagaataaTACGTGTATTTGATTTTCAAAGCAAAACTTAGATAAGTAGACTGATACCATCCTCACATCTGTTCATTTGGTGTTGCACAAAGACTGTACATGGTGGGAATCCAGGCTCTGTCAGACATCTCTAAATCTCGCTAATTAACACATTATTCATTTGATCTGTGCCAAAACTAAAGTGTGAAAGTTGCAGCTGTGTGAGGATTATGAGCACGGTACAGTGACTTCCTCAGATTCCGGTTGTCTTGGtgaaattttacttttaaacaagaataatgtAAAATGTTACTCATTAAAACATCTTGAACAGAGATAGTTATATATAAATACGAAGAGAgccataaatgtgtggttcatgaacatttttttgtacaacATTGAAGTGCTATGACAGAGAGGAAAGGCTAATTTTGACAGTTCTGTGcccgttttgtgtttccatgaggtaaattttttttcttgttgtatcTTCACAGACAAACGGTGGCTGGCAAGATGCTCCGACTCCTTCGTCAGTGACATCGCCCACAGAAGGACCCGGAAGCGTCCATTCAGATACTTCCAACTGAATATATCCATCTCTACACCTCATCCacgaaaaacaaacaaaaaaaacatggactGACGTTGCTATTCACAGTATTAAACAAAGGAATTCACTGCCCCACAGTTTGGCGAGGTACTGTGAAATCCTAAACcagaaaaagtttgaaaaaaaaaaattcctctgCTTGTACCGTTGGACTTTTGGGATACAAACAAGaagtttcacaataaaaatcaaaacaatatcGCAATCAATGGAGACGTTTGTACAGATTTCACATTATAATCAGAGGGCTGGGGTTACTTATTCACTCGTAATGTTTTCACTCATTATGATGAAATGAtaagataaagtaaataaataaaatcattggTTTTAACTGAAAATACTCCATTCTACCTCTCAgccactaaaaaaataaaacgtagaaaaaatgtcagtgaccattatttgttttgtaaaaatgaaacttttgtcTTTGCAAGCAAGAGGCACATCTTACTTACATTTTGTTGTCTCTCACCTATTCTATGGTACGCCATTTAGACTTAAATATTGCTCAGTTGTTTACAATGTGTGCTTGATAAAAGTATGTTCATCTTCCCCTCTGTCTCCGACGAGTCAAAACCGAGTTCTGTCAGGAGATTTTACCTCTAAGGTAACCCTGTGAAGTATGttatctgtaaaacaataaataaatacttgtcatcAAATCAGACAAGCTTGACATCGTTCATTAAGATGCAAGgtatattaaattattttacacaaTGTTGGTTTTGGTTCTGCAGCATATTGGTAGagtgacagttacagaaatgccTGATTTACTGACGCAATAAGGAGAACAGgaattgtgtcttttttttctgttgatctTTGCTGGACGAGGAGAAAAACTGTTAACTTGAATCCTTCgtgatgtttttattgatttccaTCATCTCTGCAGaagaagggttttttttttttaacaatgccAAAATGCTGATGTAACCAAAAGAAAACCaagaaaagtctgtttttaatatattactTCATCACATGTTTACtgcactgtttcttttttttctactcaTCTAGTTTTCTACTCAGCCCTTTGTTTCTTAGCTGTGGTGCTACAATCAAGCGAATAACTCTGCCCCGTTGGAAGAAACACGAAAAGAAATATCGCTTTCTACGCAAAAGAAAGTTTGTCACGGACGTCTGTAACtgagtttgtttttcaatacatGAAGCCACAATCCACTTAAACAGGGAAGTCATTATGTTAATAGAGTTTTACACAGTGGATCCTTGCTTCTGGATCTACGGCGCAGGTCCAGAGAGGCTTGTAGCATGAAGCTACTGATCATCGTCATGACAGAAGCATGTGGATGTACCTGAACTGCTGCTCAGCCGAGGACAATGTGATGTGAAGATAATGTTACATTCCACATTTTTGCTGTAACGTGTCCCCTTTAGGGCATTTATTTACATAGAAATCAATATATTATTCTGCTGGTACTGCTTTAGTAACCCTAGAATTGACACCAAAACAAATATAGACTTTGGAATTCATGCTTGTCTCAGTACTAtcaggctgatttttttttcccactataCAACATTAATGAAGAAATGTTAACCATGAAGTATTATAGGAGGGACAAATCATTATGTTGAATAATGTGTTTTTCGAGCAGTCTAACCTTGTTTATAGACActttttttatgttgtgtggcctgtttgtttttgtattgtttttttctttctttctttctttaatggTATGCTTAATGTAGGCTATTACTTTGGTTGTTTTCCTCTTCTCGTGAAATAGCTCATGAACTTTCAACATGTGTTTATGTGCACCATTGTGCTTGACTtgatttgttggaaaaaaaaagggtttTCAACACATTAAAATGATATGTAATACAGCGCCATCAtacatcagcattttttttattgtggatTTTACGAGAGAGCGAAAGAGTCTGCGTTTTGCTCGCCACGATGGTAATCACAGTCTCTGCTATGATAACTGAAGGTCAACCAAGGTTAGTGAGCCTGCAGACTTCCCCCTTTAATGGAGCTGCATTGCCTCACCATCCATAATGGCTCCTATCCAGcacagtagtgtacatgcacTCAGAAAAACATACTAAATTCATGCGTTTACTGTGggtgaagtaaaaaaaaaaagagagaaagaaaagttaaaattaagattttgtgtttatgtgcttcTGAAATCTAATCAACACCTCTTATCTggcattatttttgtttacattgtgaatattttccagGTGTGACTATAGTTTTACAGCATTTCCAGTCTCTTTATGTctattttcaacatatttttttacaaacacCAGAACAAAGAAGTTTCTATTAAGTacttatggattttttttagcctGTTTCTGGTGTAAATTCtcattcattttgtttcctaCAAAGAAAAATAGTctttaaaaattagaaaatgtagtagaatttagcaaaaaaacaaacaaacaaaaaaaaacatttgcttgGCACTGTTCGCTTTACAAAATGTTACTCACACTCATGCATGTAGGGCATTTGTTACATGCTTATTTTCTTCTGCAGCTTTATACACACTAGGGAGTATTtctggaagcagcagcagcagcagcaaacacactgGTGCTGCTTATTCAtagtaatgaaaaaaaacatgtatccCAGTGTAACAGTGCAGctcctggtgttttttttgtttttttttttggtagttttacaCAACGGATCCCACAGACGAATAACATATAGTAAATCAGGTTCTGAATAATACATTCTCAGTATATTTAGGTCATGTTGCTATTTACTTTCTGCCAGCATTACATACCAACATCTGATAGAAAAAAGGAGAATAACGGTGAGATTCTTCAGACGCTACAAACAACACCGCTGACATTATCCGGC is from Amphiprion ocellaris isolate individual 3 ecotype Okinawa chromosome 10, ASM2253959v1, whole genome shotgun sequence and encodes:
- the pbx1a gene encoding pre-B-cell leukemia homeobox 1a isoform X3 — its product is MDEQPRLMHSHGVGMAGHPGLAQHMQDGTAGTDGEGRKQDIGDILQQIMTITDQSLDEAQARKHALNCHRMKPALFNVLCEIKEKTVLSIRGAQEEEPPDPQLMRLDNMLLAEGVAGPEKGGGSAAAAAAAAATGGIGADNSAEHSDYRAKLSQIRQIYHTELEKYEQACNEFTTHVMNLLREQSRTRPISPKEIERMVGIIHRKFSSIQMQLKQSTCEAVMILRSRFLDARRKRRNFNKQATEILNEYFYSHLSNPYPSEEAKEELAKKCAITVSQVSNWFGNKRIRYKKNIGKFQEEANMYAARTAVNATSVSAHGSQANSPSTPNSAGGYPSPCYQPDRRIQ
- the pbx1a gene encoding pre-B-cell leukemia homeobox 1a isoform X1, translating into MDEQPRLMHSHGVGMAGHPGLAQHMQDGTAGTDGEGRKQDIGDILQQIMTITDQSLDEAQARKHALNCHRMKPALFNVLCEIKEKTVLSIRGAQEEEPPDPQLMRLDNMLLAEGVAGPEKGGGSAAAAAAAAATGGIGADNSAEHSDYRAKLSQIRQIYHTELEKYEQACNEFTTHVMNLLREQSRTRPISPKEIERMVGIIHRKFSSIQMQLKQSTCEAVMILRSRFLDARRKRRNFNKQATEILNEYFYSHLSNPYPSEEAKEELAKKCAITVSQVSNWFGNKRIRYKKNIGKFQEEANMYAARTAVNATSVSAHGSQANSPSTPNSAGSAGSFNMSNSGDLFMSVQSLNGDSYQGGQVGANIQSQVDTLRHVISQTGGYSDSLAASQMYSPQGINVRPTNGGWQDAPTPSSVTSPTEGPGSVHSDTSN
- the pbx1a gene encoding pre-B-cell leukemia homeobox 1a isoform X2 produces the protein MDEQPRLMHSHGVGMAGHPGLAQHMQDGTAGTDGEGRKQDIGDILQQIMTITDQSLDEAQARKHALNCHRMKPALFNVLCEIKEKTVLSIRGAQEEEPPDPQLMRLDNMLLAEGVAGPEKGGGSAAAAAAAAATGGIGADNSAEHSDYRAKLSQIRQIYHTELEKYEQACNEFTTHVMNLLREQSRTRPISPKEIERMVGIIHRKFSSIQMQLKQSTCEAVMILRSRFLDARRKRRNFNKQATEILNEYFYSHLSNPYPSEEAKEELAKKCAITVSQVSNWFGNKRIRYKKNIGKFQEEANMYAARTAVNATSVSAHGSQANSPSTPNSAGSAGSFNMSNSGDLFMSVQSLNGDSYQGGQVGANIQSQVDTLRHVISQTGGYSDSLAASQMYSPQGINTNGGWQDAPTPSSVTSPTEGPGSVHSDTSN